One Candidatus Thermoplasmatota archaeon genomic window carries:
- a CDS encoding RNA 2'-phosphotransferase gives MLGKCDEHGYYRGEACPVCNKKGKFLMDDRELNALSRIMAGALRHFPEKLGLMMDGRGWVDISSFIAALGTSRSGFDWLRNYHIEALVATDERGRYQIDGGMIRAKYGHTVDVNLDDLPLADVDELYYPVTEEEIDMIIEGGLHPTDRKKVHLSSSIEKAIEAGRVRTEKPLILRVDVKKAMKDGVKIYHAGKDVYVTDSIDAKYISKVDQSEIKKLEKKL, from the coding sequence ATGTTAGGAAAATGTGATGAACACGGTTATTACCGTGGAGAAGCGTGTCCTGTTTGCAACAAAAAAGGTAAATTTTTGATGGATGACCGTGAACTTAATGCGCTGAGTCGTATCATGGCTGGTGCTTTACGTCATTTCCCGGAGAAACTTGGTTTGATGATGGATGGTAGAGGATGGGTTGATATCTCATCCTTTATAGCAGCATTAGGTACATCAAGATCAGGTTTTGATTGGTTACGAAACTACCATATAGAAGCATTGGTAGCCACTGATGAGAGGGGTAGATACCAAATTGATGGTGGTATGATTCGCGCTAAATATGGTCACACCGTGGATGTGAACCTCGATGATTTACCTCTGGCAGATGTAGATGAATTATATTATCCGGTTACTGAGGAAGAAATCGATATGATAATTGAAGGTGGTCTTCATCCGACTGACCGTAAAAAAGTGCATCTTAGTAGTAGTATAGAAAAGGCTATCGAGGCAGGGCGGGTTAGGACAGAAAAACCATTGATTTTACGCGTTGATGTAAAAAAAGCTATGAAAGATGGAGTAAAAATATACCACGCAGGGAAAGATGTTTATGTAACTGATAGCATTGACGCTAAATATATATCAAAGGTTGATCAATCAGAGATCAAGAAGTTAGAAAAAAAACTTTAA